In Mycobacterium gallinarum, a single window of DNA contains:
- a CDS encoding TetR/AcrR family transcriptional regulator, translating into MRRSSEETKAVILAAAREQFAKAGFERATIRAIAADANIDPSMVMRYFGSKDQLFAAAADFDLELPDLSDIDRDQLGAALVDHFMKRWERDEVLIVLLRASATNAEAAQRMRAMFATQLLPVITKINPAEPERRAALIATQTLGLALCRYVLQLPPIVTMPHDEAVAWLGPTVQRYLDAP; encoded by the coding sequence ATGCGTAGATCTTCGGAGGAGACCAAGGCCGTGATCCTGGCGGCAGCCAGGGAGCAGTTCGCCAAAGCCGGGTTCGAGCGGGCGACCATCAGGGCCATCGCCGCGGACGCGAACATCGACCCGTCGATGGTGATGCGCTACTTCGGCAGCAAGGACCAGCTGTTCGCCGCGGCGGCCGACTTCGACCTGGAACTACCCGACCTCTCGGATATCGACCGTGACCAGTTGGGCGCAGCCCTGGTCGACCACTTCATGAAACGGTGGGAACGCGACGAGGTGCTCATCGTGCTGCTGCGGGCCAGCGCCACCAATGCCGAAGCAGCGCAACGGATGCGGGCGATGTTCGCGACTCAACTGTTGCCGGTGATCACGAAGATCAACCCCGCCGAACCGGAACGTCGCGCCGCGTTGATCGCCACGCAGACGCTCGGTCTGGCCCTGTGCAGGTACGTCCTGCAGTTGCCGCCGATCGTCACGATGCCGCACGACGAGGCGGTGGCGTGGCTGGGACCCACCGTTCAGCGCTATCTGGACGCGCCCTGA
- a CDS encoding FAD-dependent oxidoreductase: MYDTDVLVIGAGPTGLALAASLVARGVTTTVVDQQAAGTNTSRAAVVNARTLEVLEDLDVSRRLVKEGVEAPRFTIRDRGRTLIPIDFSGLPTEYPYSLMVPQSTTERLLLERLEELGGSVQRPRSVTAIDQDPDGVTATFEDGDVIRARYVVGADGIRSIARQQAGIDFEGSVYDESFVLADVKLTGDAPHDQVILYWATAGLTVVAPLPDGTYRIVAPVADAPEAPSAEFVQQILDTRVGADRLEVTAVIWGSRFRVHHRVADTFRAGRLLLAGDAAHVHSPAGGQGMNLGIQDAVALAHALAAVLDGAPDSLLDEYSDTRRPIAKDVVAMTDRLTRLATLPRAARPVRNAVIGLAGRVPSIRLALARRLSGLVYR; the protein is encoded by the coding sequence ATGTATGACACCGACGTTCTGGTTATCGGCGCAGGTCCGACGGGTTTGGCCCTGGCCGCCTCACTGGTCGCACGCGGAGTCACGACCACGGTCGTCGACCAGCAGGCGGCGGGAACCAACACCTCCCGCGCCGCCGTGGTGAACGCCCGCACGCTCGAGGTGCTGGAAGACCTGGACGTGTCCAGACGGCTGGTCAAGGAAGGCGTCGAGGCGCCGCGGTTCACGATCCGCGACCGGGGCCGCACGCTGATCCCGATCGACTTCAGCGGGTTGCCGACCGAATATCCGTACTCGCTGATGGTGCCGCAGTCGACCACCGAACGGCTGCTGCTCGAACGCCTCGAAGAACTCGGCGGATCCGTGCAGCGGCCGCGGAGCGTCACCGCGATCGATCAGGATCCCGACGGAGTGACGGCGACGTTCGAGGACGGTGACGTCATTCGCGCGCGCTATGTCGTCGGCGCGGACGGCATTCGCAGCATCGCGCGCCAGCAGGCGGGGATCGATTTCGAGGGCAGCGTGTACGACGAATCGTTCGTGCTCGCCGACGTCAAGCTGACGGGCGACGCGCCACATGACCAAGTGATCCTGTACTGGGCGACGGCCGGCCTGACCGTGGTGGCTCCCCTGCCGGATGGCACGTACCGCATCGTCGCACCCGTCGCCGACGCCCCCGAGGCGCCGTCCGCGGAGTTCGTACAACAGATTCTCGACACCCGTGTCGGCGCGGACCGCCTGGAGGTCACCGCCGTCATCTGGGGTTCGCGGTTCCGCGTGCACCACCGCGTCGCCGACACCTTCCGCGCGGGCCGTCTGCTACTCGCCGGCGACGCCGCGCACGTGCACAGCCCCGCCGGCGGGCAGGGCATGAATCTGGGCATTCAGGACGCCGTCGCATTGGCCCATGCGCTCGCCGCCGTCCTCGACGGAGCGCCGGACAGCCTGCTCGACGAATACAGCGATACTCGTCGCCCGATCGCCAAAGACGTTGTGGCGATGACGGATCGGCTCACCCGATTGGCCACGCTGCCGCGCGCGGCACGCCCGGTCCGCAATGCGGTCATCGGTCTGGCCGGGCGGGTGCCGTCGATTCGGCTGGCGCTGGCCCGCAGGCTCAGCGGTCTGGTGTACCGCTGA
- a CDS encoding ABC transporter ATP-binding protein codes for MSTTEWRGRFDEDQDDDLPIDESLPRRREARALLGSLLRPYSRTVALLALVVVVENAARLSVPILVQRGIDRGIPPIVDGGSAHTLMLVVAAMAGVVLVQAVSRVFFLRRSGRVGQKVLTELRRRVFRHFQRLDIRFHDRYTSGRVVSRSTNDVEAIQDMLETGFDSMITAVLTLVGTSILLVTLDVRLGLMCLVAVPVLVALVWWFRNESAKVYRKVRESAALVIVQFVETMTGIKAVQAYRREPRNQEIFEDVADDYREINEKTFRLLAIFMPGVKLVGNLTTSVVLLYGGYRVLHGEMTIGTLAAFLLYLRMFFEPMQEISQFFNTFQSASSALEKLAGVLAERPSISDPQQPVELDTVRGDIAFNDVQFSYVEGRPVLPDLNLEVPAGQTVALVGTTGAGKTTIAKLIARFYDPSSGSITLDGVDLRDLAQSELRRHVVMVTQENFMFEGTVADNIRFGRPDATDEEVVEAAAAVGADRFIDALPEGYDTDVAKRGGRLSAGQRQLVAFARAFLADPAVLILDEATSSLDIPSERQVQRALETVLADRTALVIAHRLSTVQVADRVLVVENGRIIEDGPPDDLIGRAGGRYAALHQAWEDSLA; via the coding sequence ATGAGCACCACAGAGTGGCGCGGCAGGTTCGACGAGGACCAGGACGACGATCTGCCGATCGATGAAAGCCTTCCGCGGCGCCGCGAGGCCCGCGCGCTGCTGGGCTCGTTGCTGCGGCCGTACAGCAGGACTGTGGCCCTGCTCGCGCTCGTCGTCGTGGTGGAAAATGCTGCACGCCTTTCTGTTCCGATTCTCGTGCAGCGAGGCATCGACCGGGGTATCCCGCCGATCGTCGACGGGGGCTCGGCACACACCCTGATGCTGGTGGTGGCTGCCATGGCCGGAGTGGTGCTGGTGCAGGCCGTCAGCAGAGTCTTCTTCCTGCGGCGGTCGGGCCGTGTCGGGCAGAAGGTCCTGACGGAGTTGCGGCGCAGAGTGTTCCGGCACTTCCAGCGACTCGACATCAGGTTCCACGACCGCTACACCTCGGGCCGGGTGGTGAGTCGGTCGACCAACGACGTCGAAGCCATCCAGGACATGCTGGAGACGGGTTTCGACAGCATGATCACCGCGGTGCTGACCCTGGTCGGCACGTCGATTCTGCTTGTGACGCTAGATGTTCGGCTCGGCCTGATGTGTCTGGTCGCCGTGCCCGTCCTGGTGGCGCTGGTGTGGTGGTTCCGCAACGAGTCGGCCAAGGTCTACCGCAAGGTGCGCGAAAGCGCGGCGCTGGTGATCGTGCAGTTCGTCGAGACGATGACCGGTATCAAGGCGGTGCAGGCGTATCGGCGGGAACCCCGCAACCAGGAGATCTTCGAGGACGTTGCCGACGACTACCGCGAGATCAACGAAAAGACCTTCAGGTTGCTCGCGATCTTCATGCCCGGTGTGAAACTCGTCGGCAACCTGACCACCAGCGTGGTGCTGCTCTATGGCGGCTACCGCGTCCTGCACGGCGAGATGACCATCGGCACGCTGGCGGCGTTCCTCCTCTACCTGCGGATGTTCTTTGAACCGATGCAGGAGATCTCGCAGTTCTTCAATACGTTCCAATCCGCGTCGTCGGCGCTGGAGAAGCTGGCGGGTGTGCTGGCCGAGCGGCCGAGCATCAGCGATCCGCAGCAGCCCGTCGAACTCGACACGGTTCGCGGTGACATCGCGTTCAACGATGTGCAGTTCTCGTACGTCGAGGGACGTCCAGTGCTGCCGGATCTCAACCTCGAAGTGCCTGCGGGTCAGACCGTCGCGCTTGTGGGCACCACGGGTGCGGGCAAGACGACGATCGCGAAACTCATTGCGCGCTTCTATGATCCGTCGTCGGGATCGATCACCTTGGACGGTGTCGACTTACGCGACCTCGCCCAGTCCGAACTGCGCCGCCACGTCGTCATGGTGACGCAGGAGAACTTCATGTTCGAGGGCACCGTGGCCGACAACATTCGCTTCGGCAGGCCCGACGCCACCGACGAAGAGGTCGTCGAAGCGGCCGCGGCCGTCGGCGCCGACCGATTCATCGACGCGCTGCCCGAGGGGTACGACACCGACGTCGCCAAGCGCGGTGGTCGGCTGTCGGCCGGCCAGCGGCAGTTGGTGGCGTTCGCCAGAGCCTTTCTGGCCGACCCCGCGGTGCTGATCCTCGACGAGGCGACGTCGTCGCTGGACATCCCCAGCGAGCGGCAGGTGCAACGCGCGCTGGAGACGGTGCTCGCCGACCGGACCGCACTCGTCATCGCGCACCGGCTGTCCACCGTGCAGGTCGCCGATCGGGTGTTGGTGGTCGAGAACGGGCGCATCATCGAGGACGGCCCTCCCGACGACCTGATCGGTCGCGCCGGCGGCCGGTACGCGGCGCTGCACCAGGCGTGGGAAGACTCGCTCGCCTAG
- a CDS encoding NAD(P)-binding protein: MRTIEADYLVVGAGAMGLAFTDTLVAETDATVVVVDRNDQPGGHWTAAYPFVRLHQPSAYYGVNSRSLGSDTIDHSGLNAGYYELASGAEVCAYFDAVMRQHLLPTGRVTYLPMSEYLGDRRVRTLGGEEIEVAARRVVTTHVEIIVPSMRGPSYDVAAGVECVPPNALPRLREARGRYVIVGAGKTAMDACLWLLRHGVAPARLTWIKPRDSWLLDRAAIQPGSQFARGVLRDFSNQLNAVLEAESLPDLFTILEDKGCLQRIDTSIEPTMYRCAILSKAELEELRRISDVVRTGHVQSIEPGRITLEGGTRDIDDSALYIDCSADGFARIAPATIFTDEGIALQAVRTCQPAFSAAVIGHVEATYPDDETKNAYCNPVPYPSDPIDWLRMMLAFNKNQLQWFSDPDMMAWVDASRLNVLHHVSAGVSERAREKIISVLNSNMPVINDKLEKLIAQA, encoded by the coding sequence ATGCGAACGATCGAGGCCGATTACCTCGTCGTCGGCGCGGGCGCGATGGGACTCGCGTTCACCGACACACTGGTGGCCGAAACGGACGCGACGGTCGTGGTGGTCGATCGCAACGACCAGCCGGGAGGCCACTGGACGGCGGCGTACCCGTTCGTTCGCCTGCATCAGCCGTCGGCCTACTACGGCGTGAACTCGCGGAGTCTGGGCAGCGACACCATCGACCACAGCGGCCTGAACGCCGGCTACTACGAGTTGGCCAGCGGCGCGGAGGTCTGCGCCTATTTCGACGCGGTGATGCGTCAGCATCTGCTGCCGACGGGTCGAGTGACATACCTGCCGATGAGCGAATACCTCGGCGACCGGCGCGTGCGCACGCTCGGCGGCGAAGAGATCGAGGTGGCCGCGCGCCGCGTCGTCACCACGCACGTCGAGATCATCGTGCCGTCGATGCGCGGGCCGTCCTACGACGTCGCCGCCGGCGTCGAATGCGTACCGCCCAACGCCCTTCCGCGTCTCCGCGAGGCGCGGGGCCGGTACGTGATCGTCGGTGCGGGCAAGACCGCGATGGATGCCTGCCTGTGGCTGTTGCGCCACGGCGTGGCGCCGGCGCGGTTGACGTGGATCAAGCCGCGCGACTCGTGGCTGCTGGACCGCGCGGCGATCCAGCCCGGCTCGCAGTTCGCGCGCGGTGTGTTGCGCGACTTCTCCAATCAGCTCAACGCGGTGCTGGAGGCCGAGTCGCTGCCGGATCTGTTCACGATTCTGGAGGACAAAGGCTGTCTGCAGCGCATCGACACCTCGATCGAGCCGACGATGTACCGGTGCGCGATCCTGTCGAAGGCAGAACTCGAGGAGTTGCGACGAATCTCCGATGTCGTCCGGACGGGTCACGTCCAGTCGATCGAGCCGGGCCGTATCACGCTCGAGGGAGGGACCCGCGACATCGACGACTCAGCGTTGTACATCGACTGCAGCGCAGACGGTTTCGCGCGGATCGCGCCGGCGACGATCTTCACCGACGAGGGTATCGCCCTGCAGGCGGTGCGGACATGCCAACCGGCGTTCAGCGCGGCCGTCATCGGCCATGTGGAAGCGACGTACCCCGACGATGAGACCAAGAACGCGTACTGCAACCCAGTACCGTATCCGTCCGATCCCATCGACTGGTTGCGAATGATGCTCGCGTTCAACAAGAACCAGCTGCAGTGGTTCTCCGACCCGGACATGATGGCGTGGGTCGACGCGTCTCGGCTCAACGTGCTGCATCACGTGTCGGCCGGCGTCAGCGAGCGTGCCCGGGAGAAGATCATCTCGGTGCTGAACTCCAACATGCCCGTCATCAACGACAAGCTGGAGAAGCTGATCGCGCAGGCCTGA
- a CDS encoding epoxide hydrolase family protein encodes MGQISPFRIAIPDSDLDDLQARLARTRWPEAECVDDWSQGIPLAYTRRLADYWATEYDWRAREAALNRFDHFTTEIDGLDIHFIHQRSNEKNAFPLLITHGWPGSIVEFHKVIEPLTERGFDVVCPSLPGYGFSAKPTTTGWGVEKIATAWDTLMGRLGYERFGAQGGDWGAAVTTQIGRNAGSRSRPGGDISGCAGIHLNMPLGFPPGKLDNPTDEEKAALERGQYYQKWDSGYSKQQSTRPQTVGYGLVDSPVGQLAWIVEKFWSWTDSDGDPENVLTRDEMLDNVMLYWLTASGASSARLYWESFNAFGSFDRVELPTGVAAFPREILKAPRSWCEAGYNITHWTDMPRGGHFAAFEQPDLFVDDVQKFFTTLR; translated from the coding sequence ATGGGCCAGATCTCTCCCTTCCGCATCGCGATTCCCGACTCCGATCTCGACGACCTGCAGGCCAGGCTGGCCCGCACCCGCTGGCCCGAGGCCGAATGCGTCGACGACTGGAGCCAGGGCATCCCGCTGGCCTACACCAGGCGACTGGCCGACTACTGGGCCACCGAATACGACTGGCGGGCACGCGAAGCGGCGCTGAACCGGTTCGACCATTTCACGACGGAAATCGACGGTCTCGACATTCATTTCATTCATCAGCGATCGAATGAGAAGAATGCGTTCCCGCTGCTGATCACCCACGGTTGGCCCGGTTCGATCGTCGAGTTCCACAAGGTCATCGAGCCGCTGACCGAACGCGGCTTCGACGTCGTGTGCCCGTCGCTGCCGGGTTACGGCTTCTCCGCCAAGCCCACCACGACGGGCTGGGGTGTCGAGAAGATCGCGACGGCGTGGGACACCCTGATGGGCCGGCTCGGCTACGAACGCTTCGGCGCACAGGGCGGCGACTGGGGCGCAGCCGTGACCACGCAGATCGGCCGCAACGCGGGGTCCCGGAGCCGCCCCGGCGGCGACATCAGCGGCTGCGCGGGCATCCACCTGAACATGCCGCTCGGCTTCCCGCCCGGCAAACTCGACAATCCGACCGACGAGGAGAAGGCGGCGCTCGAACGGGGTCAGTACTACCAGAAGTGGGACTCCGGCTACTCCAAACAGCAGTCGACGCGGCCGCAGACCGTCGGCTACGGATTGGTGGACTCCCCCGTGGGCCAGTTGGCGTGGATCGTCGAGAAGTTCTGGTCCTGGACGGACAGCGACGGCGATCCGGAGAATGTGCTGACCCGCGACGAGATGCTCGACAATGTGATGCTGTACTGGCTGACCGCGTCCGGGGCGTCGTCGGCGCGGCTGTACTGGGAGAGCTTCAACGCGTTCGGCAGCTTCGACCGCGTCGAGCTCCCCACCGGCGTCGCGGCGTTCCCCAGGGAGATCCTCAAGGCGCCGCGTAGTTGGTGCGAAGCTGGGTACAACATCACGCACTGGACGGACATGCCGCGCGGGGGTCATTTTGCGGCGTTCGAACAGCCGGACCTTTTCGTCGACGACGTCCAGAAGTTCTTCACCACGCTGCGCTAG
- a CDS encoding AMP-binding protein produces MKSQDAGRTDIPILEETIGQNFERTVAANPDGDALVDMASSRRWTYTELNDDVDLIARGLMALGIERGERVGIWAPNCPEWTIVQYATAKIGAILVNINPAYRTHELAYVLQQSGIRTLISATTFKTSDYVSMVDEVRAEAPELRDVLYLGTDDWRALFDKAEGVSVDELRTRTDSLDNTQPINIQYTSGTTGFPKGATLSHRNILNNGYFTTELINFGPNDRLCIPVPFYHCFGMVMGNLGCTSHGATMVIPAPAFEPALTLDAIEKERCTGVYGVPTMFIAMLGQPDLAQRDLSSLRTGIMAGSVCPVEVMKRCVSDMHMTEVAIAYGMTETSPVSCQTLIDDDLERRTSSIGRAHPHVEIKIVDPETCEVVERGRPGEFCTRGYSVMLGYWEDEAKTGEAIDGDGWMHTGDLAVMRDDGYCNIVGRIKDMVIRGGENIYPREIEEFLYTHPDVDDAQVIGVPDAKYGEEVCAWVRMKPGKDPLDAQTLREFADGKLAHYKIPRYVHVVDEFPMTVTGKVRKVEMRAETVKLLGLDSTEG; encoded by the coding sequence ATGAAGTCGCAAGACGCGGGTCGCACCGACATCCCCATCCTCGAGGAGACCATCGGGCAGAACTTCGAACGCACCGTCGCGGCCAACCCCGACGGCGATGCGTTGGTCGACATGGCAAGCAGTCGGCGGTGGACGTACACCGAACTCAACGACGACGTGGACCTGATCGCACGCGGCCTGATGGCGCTGGGCATCGAACGCGGTGAGCGCGTCGGCATCTGGGCGCCCAACTGCCCCGAGTGGACGATCGTGCAGTACGCGACCGCGAAGATCGGCGCGATTCTGGTCAACATCAACCCGGCCTACCGCACCCACGAACTGGCCTACGTGTTGCAGCAGTCCGGGATCCGGACGCTGATCTCCGCCACAACGTTCAAGACGTCGGACTACGTGAGCATGGTCGACGAGGTGCGCGCCGAGGCACCCGAGCTGCGGGACGTGTTGTACCTCGGCACCGATGACTGGCGTGCCCTGTTCGACAAAGCGGAGGGCGTCTCCGTCGACGAGTTACGCACCAGAACGGACTCGCTGGACAACACCCAACCGATCAACATCCAATACACCTCGGGCACAACGGGTTTCCCCAAGGGCGCCACGCTCTCGCATCGCAACATCCTCAACAACGGCTACTTCACCACCGAGCTCATCAACTTCGGCCCGAACGACCGGCTGTGCATACCGGTGCCCTTCTATCACTGCTTCGGCATGGTGATGGGCAACCTGGGATGTACGAGCCACGGCGCCACCATGGTGATCCCGGCGCCTGCCTTCGAACCCGCGCTCACCCTGGACGCCATCGAGAAAGAAAGGTGTACAGGCGTTTACGGGGTGCCGACGATGTTCATCGCGATGCTCGGCCAGCCCGACCTGGCGCAGCGCGATCTGTCCTCGCTACGCACGGGCATCATGGCCGGATCGGTCTGCCCGGTCGAGGTCATGAAGCGCTGCGTCAGCGACATGCACATGACCGAGGTCGCGATCGCCTACGGCATGACGGAGACGTCGCCGGTGTCCTGTCAGACGCTCATCGACGACGACCTCGAACGTCGTACCAGTTCGATCGGCCGGGCCCATCCGCACGTCGAGATCAAAATCGTCGACCCCGAAACCTGCGAGGTCGTCGAGCGGGGCCGGCCCGGCGAATTCTGCACGCGCGGTTACTCGGTGATGCTCGGCTATTGGGAGGACGAGGCCAAGACCGGCGAGGCGATCGACGGCGACGGCTGGATGCACACCGGCGACCTCGCCGTCATGCGCGACGACGGCTACTGCAACATCGTCGGCCGCATCAAGGACATGGTGATCCGTGGCGGTGAGAACATCTATCCGCGCGAGATCGAGGAGTTCCTGTACACCCATCCCGATGTCGACGACGCGCAGGTCATCGGTGTGCCCGATGCGAAGTACGGCGAGGAAGTCTGTGCGTGGGTGCGAATGAAGCCGGGCAAGGACCCGCTGGACGCCCAGACTCTGCGGGAATTCGCCGACGGAAAGCTGGCCCACTACAAGATCCCGCGCTACGTACACGTTGTCGACGAGTTCCCGATGACGGTCACCGGCAAGGTGCGCAAAGTCGAGATGCGCGCCGAAACGGTCAAACTTCTCGGTCTCGACTCCACGGAGGGATGA